The Paenibacillus sp. genome has a segment encoding these proteins:
- a CDS encoding PTS glucose transporter subunit IIA → MFNIWKIRRERKPQEVIFSPLSGKVLRMEDVPDPAFSKKMAGWGIAVDPSEGRVVSPVDGEVVHISRTKHAVWIRSGSGVDLLIHIGLDTVYMDGEGFHTCVEMGDRVGAGQPIIDFSLELVRRKATSPITPMLIANPDRIARVDIESPAYAEMGITPLLRVRFKS, encoded by the coding sequence ATGTTTAACATATGGAAGATCCGGCGCGAACGCAAACCCCAAGAAGTTATTTTTTCTCCCTTAAGCGGAAAAGTTTTGCGAATGGAGGACGTGCCCGACCCTGCCTTTTCGAAGAAGATGGCAGGATGGGGGATCGCCGTCGATCCGTCGGAAGGACGAGTCGTATCTCCGGTGGACGGAGAGGTGGTTCATATCTCCAGAACGAAACATGCCGTATGGATTCGTTCCGGAAGCGGGGTGGACCTCCTGATTCACATCGGTTTGGACACGGTGTACATGGACGGGGAGGGATTTCACACCTGCGTGGAGATGGGGGATCGGGTCGGCGCGGGTCAACCGATCATCGATTTTTCGCTTGAGCTCGTTCGGCGGAAAGCGACGAGTCCGATAACGCCGATGTTGATCGCGAATCCGGACCGGATCGCGCGGGTGGACATCGAATCCCCGGCTTATGCCGAAATGGGAATTACGCCTCTCCTCAGGGTGAGATTTAAATCTTAA
- a CDS encoding PRD domain-containing protein, translating into MKIDKILNNNAIVVKDQGEEKIVMGSGIAFQKKKNDPVDPSRIEKVFVMKDESKHRKLEEILSTLPEEHIEVSEQIISRAEKELGVVINEHIHIALTDHLSFALDRLANGMVIQNTLLNEIKVLYPKEFQIGLFAKTLIQEKLGIEIPDDEVGYIALHIHTAKINAGEMARTLNITAMIRDIVDIIEGCLNTEIAEDSIAYERLVTHLRYAVQQGESAEPFRELAPEMVPIMKENFPESYQCAERAGQFVKSEYGVEFLDTELAYIAMQIQRIRTRTIL; encoded by the coding sequence ATGAAAATCGACAAGATCTTGAATAACAATGCGATCGTCGTCAAGGATCAGGGGGAAGAAAAGATCGTCATGGGCTCCGGCATCGCTTTTCAAAAGAAAAAGAACGATCCCGTCGATCCTTCCCGAATCGAAAAAGTATTCGTGATGAAAGACGAGTCCAAGCATCGAAAGCTGGAGGAAATCTTATCGACCTTGCCGGAGGAGCATATCGAAGTATCCGAACAAATCATCTCCCGCGCGGAGAAGGAGCTGGGCGTCGTCATCAACGAGCATATTCATATCGCGCTTACGGATCATCTATCGTTCGCCCTGGATCGTCTTGCCAACGGCATGGTCATTCAAAATACACTGTTGAACGAAATCAAGGTGTTGTATCCGAAAGAATTTCAAATCGGCCTGTTTGCGAAAACGTTGATCCAAGAAAAGCTGGGGATCGAGATTCCCGACGACGAGGTCGGTTATATCGCTTTGCATATCCATACGGCAAAAATCAATGCCGGAGAAATGGCGAGGACGTTAAATATTACCGCCATGATCCGAGATATCGTAGACATCATCGAAGGTTGCTTGAATACCGAAATCGCCGAAGACAGCATCGCCTATGAACGGCTGGTCACCCATTTGAGGTACGCCGTGCAGCAGGGAGAATCCGCTGAACCGTTTCGCGAATTGGCGCCCGAGATGGTGCCGATCATGAAAGAAAATTTTCCGGAATCGTATCAATGCGCGGAAAGGGCCGGGCAGTTCGTCAAGTCGGAGTACGGTGTTGAATTCTTGGATACGGAATTAGCTTATATCGCCATGCAAATCCAGAGAATTCGAACCCGAACGATTCTCTAG